From a region of the Mercurialis annua linkage group LG1-X, ddMerAnnu1.2, whole genome shotgun sequence genome:
- the LOC126658979 gene encoding protein argonaute PNH1-like, translated as MGGRNTVLLDALSWRIPLVSDIPTIIFGADVTHPESGEDTSPSIAATSQDWPEVSKYAGLVCAQPHRQELIQDLFKTWQDPQQGTVSGGMIRHVQACASLEASYQPPVTFVVVQKRHHSRLFASNHDNRSNTDKSENILPGTVADSKICHPTEFDFYSCSHAGIQGTSRPAHYHVLRDENSFIANEIQSLTNNLCYTYARCTRSVSIVPPAYYAHLAAY; from the exons ATGGGAGGAAGAAATACAGTGCTTTTAGATGCTTTAAGCTGGAGGATTCCCTTGGTTAGTGACATTCCGACCATAATTTTCGGGGCTGACGTAACACATCCCGAGTCTGGAGAGGATACTAGTCCCTCTATAGCTGCT ACCTCCCAAGACTGGCCAGAGGTTTCAAAATATGCCGGGTTGGTATGCGCTCAGCCTCATCGGCAAGAACTTATTCAAGATTTATTCAAAACCTGGCAAGATCCTCAACAGGGCACAGTTTCTGGTGGCATGATAAG ACATGTGCAGGCTTGTGCATCACTTGAAGCTAGTTACCAACCTCCAGTAACATTTGTTGTTGTCCAAAAGCGGCATCATTCTCGACTTTTCGCAAGCAATCACGACAACAGAAGTAACACCGACAAGAGTGAAAATATTTTACCAG GTACTGTTGCGGATTCTAAAATATGTCATCCCACAGAATTCGATTTTTATTCATGTAGTCATGCAGGAATTCAG GGGACTAGCCGTCCTGCTCATTATCATGTGCTACGGGATGAGAATAGCTTCATTGCCAACGAGATTCAGTCTCTGACAAACAACCTCTGTTATAC GTATGCTAGATGCACACGATCCGTTTCTATAG TGCCTCCTGCATACTATGCTCATCTGGCAGCATACTGA